GCCGTCGCGCGTCACCTTCATGCTCTCCGGCGGCTTGACGTACACGAAAGTCAGTCCGCCCAGCACGGCGACGGCCGAGGCGGCGATGAGCAGGCGCATGGCGATGCGGGCGAACATGGCTCAGTCCTTCCGAATGTAGACCCGCCAGCAGGCCGGGTCCTTGATGGTTTCCAGGTGCGTCGCGTTGAGCTCGTCGCACATCGGCGGCAGCGCCTCGACCGAGGAGGGATTGTCCACCAGCACCTCGACGACGCCGCCCGAGGCGATCTCGTTCACCGCCTTCTTGGTCATCAGCTGCGGCCGCGGGCAGGAGTCGCCGCGGCAGTCGACGCGCCGCGCCACCTGCACCTTGCTGCCGTCGGACAGCACGGCCTCGCCGCCGGCGGCGGCTTCCTCGACCTTCTTCTTCGATCCGAACAGTCCCATCTTTTTCCTCCCAATTGATCGTCAGGCTTCCTGCCCGGCGGCTTCCTGCTGATGCTGCTCGTGTTTGGCGTGCTGCGCCCGCTCGCGGCGCAGGATGGCGCGGTAGATGGCGAACAGCACGGCCGACTGGATCAGGCCGAAGAAGATGGCCGGGATGCCCAGCTTGTCCTGCAGGGTGCGCGCGTTGGCGAAGCCGAGCTGCAGCGCCGGCAGGTTGGGCTCGCCGGTCATGCTCTGCGGCGCCGGCGGCCAGTAGTTCCACGACCAGACCAGCGAGAAAAGGAACATGCCGACGAAGGTGAACAAGAGCGCCCAGATTGCGCCGATGTTGCCCTCGCCCGCCTTGACCCACGTCGACACCGTGCAGGCGCCCGCCAGCACCATGCCGATGCCGAACAGGA
The window above is part of the Denitratisoma sp. genome. Proteins encoded here:
- a CDS encoding sulfurtransferase TusA family protein, which produces MGLFGSKKKVEEAAAGGEAVLSDGSKVQVARRVDCRGDSCPRPQLMTKKAVNEIASGGVVEVLVDNPSSVEALPPMCDELNATHLETIKDPACWRVYIRKD
- a CDS encoding YeeE/YedE thiosulfate transporter family protein — translated: MSAVAECLVAFLFGSIVGLLVQRSRFCNTAALRDAIMFKTYRNTKALLVAMMILSIGFTGFMTVGAGHPMQFDVGLNTFAGLFLFGIGMVLAGACTVSTWVKAGEGNIGAIWALLFTFVGMFLFSLVWSWNYWPPAPQSMTGEPNLPALQLGFANARTLQDKLGIPAIFFGLIQSAVLFAIYRAILRRERAQHAKHEQHQQEAAGQEA